One segment of Bradyrhizobium sp. CB2312 DNA contains the following:
- a CDS encoding ABC transporter substrate-binding protein — protein sequence MDRLKLKAVLGSHPHVQAVKSGALRSDLFDLDFVEYTPTNTAFKPMVREQAFDVCEMAIVTYLMAKAHGKPLVLLPATMLGRFQHAYALYNPAKGLLGPSDLEGKRVGIRSFTTTTGAWIRGILANDYGVNLDKINWVTSEDPHVAEYVDATERAPKDKKVLQMLIDGELDAVLGETSDNPKLKPLFPDPSAEAAKWYARRGVVPVNHLVVVTASLAKSRPDVVVGVYDLLKRNKLQMGVATTPDLVPFGIEANRKPLELIVDYAFQQALIPRRYAVEELFDETTRGLN from the coding sequence ATGGATCGTCTCAAGCTGAAGGCCGTGCTCGGCAGTCACCCCCATGTCCAGGCGGTGAAGAGCGGCGCGCTCCGCTCCGACCTTTTCGATCTCGACTTTGTCGAGTACACGCCGACCAACACGGCATTCAAGCCGATGGTGCGCGAGCAGGCCTTCGACGTCTGCGAGATGGCGATCGTCACCTATCTGATGGCAAAGGCGCACGGCAAGCCGCTGGTGCTGCTGCCGGCGACCATGCTCGGCCGCTTCCAGCATGCCTACGCCCTCTACAATCCCGCGAAGGGGCTGCTCGGGCCGTCCGATCTCGAAGGCAAGCGCGTCGGCATCCGCTCCTTCACGACGACGACCGGCGCTTGGATCAGGGGCATCCTCGCCAACGACTACGGCGTCAACCTCGACAAGATCAACTGGGTGACGTCCGAGGATCCGCACGTCGCCGAATATGTCGATGCCACCGAGCGCGCGCCAAAGGACAAGAAGGTCTTGCAGATGCTCATCGACGGCGAGCTCGATGCCGTCCTTGGTGAGACGTCTGATAATCCCAAGCTGAAGCCGCTCTTCCCCGATCCCTCTGCGGAGGCCGCCAAATGGTACGCGCGGCGCGGTGTCGTCCCGGTCAATCATCTCGTGGTCGTGACCGCCAGCCTCGCGAAATCGCGTCCCGATGTGGTCGTGGGCGTCTATGATCTGCTCAAGCGGAACAAGCTGCAGATGGGCGTTGCGACGACACCCGACCTCGTACCGTTCGGGATCGAGGCGAACCGAAAGCCGTTGGAGCTGATCGTCGACTACGCATTCCAGCAGGCGCTGATCCCGCGCCGCTATGCGGTCGAGGAGCTGTTCGACGAGACGACACGAGGATTGAACTGA